One region of Permianibacter fluminis genomic DNA includes:
- the pilB gene encoding type IV-A pilus assembly ATPase PilB, whose amino-acid sequence MSTPGTKMALGGLPRRLVTDGILEEGIAQEALAQAVKTKQPFVSYVVQNKLAKAHVLANIASQEFGAPLFDIEAMDQDLIPKELVEEAIIRQHRTMPLFKRGNRLFVAISDPTNLEALDKVRFHTGMSIEGILVEDDKLGRAIDKLLDAKDAGSFEGMDEDLDNLDIQGGDEEPAGDDGQGADDAPIVRFINKLLMDAIKKGASDLHFEPYEKEYRVRFRVDGVLKEIAKPPVNLSSRLAARLKVMSRLDIAERRVPQDGRIKLKLSKNKSIDFRVSTLPTLWGEKVVMRILDSSSAKLGIDALGYEPVQKQAFMDAIAKPQGMVLVTGPTGSGKTVSLYTAVNILNDEETNISTAEDPVEINLPGVNQVQVNPRAGLTFPMALRAFLRQDPDVVLVGEIRDLETAEIGIKAAQTGHLVLSTLHTNSAPETLTRLINMGVAPFNIATTVHLIIAQRLARRLCSHCKKPVKLPPEALIQEGFREEEVATLTLYEPVGCDNCNKGYKGRVGVYEVMPVTDAISRIVMSGGNAIDIADQMRKEGIKDLRESGLEKVRQGVSSLAEINRITSD is encoded by the coding sequence ATGAGCACACCGGGTACCAAAATGGCCTTGGGCGGCCTGCCACGACGGCTGGTCACAGACGGCATTCTTGAAGAGGGCATCGCTCAAGAGGCGTTGGCTCAGGCGGTTAAGACCAAGCAGCCCTTCGTTAGCTATGTTGTCCAGAATAAGCTAGCCAAAGCTCACGTTCTTGCGAATATAGCGTCCCAGGAGTTCGGCGCGCCGCTGTTTGACATCGAGGCGATGGATCAAGATCTGATTCCAAAGGAACTGGTCGAAGAAGCCATCATCCGGCAGCACCGGACCATGCCACTGTTCAAGCGCGGTAACCGGTTGTTCGTTGCCATCTCGGATCCGACCAATCTCGAAGCCCTGGACAAGGTCCGGTTCCATACCGGCATGAGCATTGAAGGCATTCTGGTTGAGGATGACAAGCTCGGCCGTGCCATCGACAAACTGCTCGATGCCAAGGATGCCGGCAGTTTCGAGGGCATGGATGAGGACCTCGACAACCTCGATATTCAAGGCGGTGATGAGGAGCCGGCCGGCGATGACGGTCAGGGCGCGGACGATGCTCCAATTGTTCGATTCATCAACAAGCTCTTGATGGACGCCATCAAAAAGGGCGCCTCGGACTTGCACTTCGAGCCTTATGAAAAGGAATACCGGGTTCGGTTCCGTGTTGACGGTGTGCTAAAGGAAATCGCCAAGCCGCCGGTCAATCTTTCAAGCCGGCTTGCCGCCCGTTTGAAGGTTATGTCGCGGCTCGATATCGCCGAGCGACGGGTGCCCCAAGACGGCCGTATCAAGCTGAAATTGTCAAAAAACAAGTCCATCGATTTCCGGGTTTCGACACTACCAACCCTGTGGGGCGAAAAAGTCGTCATGCGGATTCTGGACTCCTCAAGCGCCAAATTGGGCATCGATGCGCTGGGTTATGAACCGGTCCAGAAACAAGCGTTCATGGATGCCATTGCCAAGCCACAAGGCATGGTTTTGGTGACCGGACCGACGGGTTCCGGCAAAACCGTGTCGCTGTACACTGCCGTCAACATTCTCAATGACGAAGAAACCAATATTTCGACGGCGGAAGACCCAGTCGAAATCAACTTGCCCGGCGTCAATCAGGTTCAGGTCAATCCGAGAGCTGGTCTGACCTTTCCGATGGCGCTTAGGGCCTTCCTGCGGCAAGACCCGGACGTCGTGCTGGTCGGCGAAATCCGCGACCTAGAAACTGCCGAAATTGGCATCAAGGCGGCCCAGACCGGTCACTTGGTGTTGTCGACCCTGCACACCAACAGCGCCCCGGAAACCCTTACTCGTTTGATCAATATGGGGGTTGCTCCGTTCAACATCGCGACAACGGTGCACCTCATCATTGCCCAGCGGCTGGCACGGCGCTTGTGCTCACACTGCAAAAAACCGGTCAAACTGCCACCAGAAGCGCTGATTCAAGAAGGATTTCGTGAAGAAGAAGTGGCAACTCTTACGCTTTACGAGCCGGTCGGCTGCGATAACTGCAACAAGGGCTACAAAGGCCGGGTTGGCGTTTATGAAGTCATGCCGGTTACCGATGCCATCAGCCGCATCGTCATGAGCGGTGGCAACGCCATTGATATCGCCGACCAGATGCGGAAAGAGGGTATCAAGGATTTGCGCGAGTCCGGCCTGGAGAAAGTCAGGCAGGGAGTTTCCAGTCTGGCCGAAATCAACCGGATTACCTCTGATTGA
- a CDS encoding pilin, with protein MKSVQKGFTLIELMIVVAIIGILAAVALPAYQDYLKRSKVSEVAAAAGACKISVAEFFAANPNTVPSSANAAGCSTDSAGVSQYVEQIAVSGNVITVEIQNIDPDLYNEQLMLKACTNASGGLAGGSCSDAASGDTIKAWRCYTGASASLFKLFPANCRNSS; from the coding sequence ATGAAATCAGTGCAAAAGGGCTTTACCCTTATCGAACTCATGATCGTCGTTGCGATTATCGGTATCTTGGCTGCCGTTGCGTTGCCAGCTTACCAAGACTATCTCAAGCGCTCGAAGGTTTCCGAAGTGGCCGCGGCTGCCGGTGCCTGCAAAATTTCCGTTGCAGAGTTCTTCGCCGCCAACCCGAATACTGTCCCTTCGTCCGCCAATGCGGCCGGCTGCTCGACTGACTCGGCTGGCGTCAGTCAGTACGTTGAACAAATTGCCGTTTCGGGCAATGTCATCACTGTCGAAATCCAGAACATTGATCCGGATTTGTACAACGAACAACTTATGCTGAAGGCTTGCACGAATGCCAGCGGTGGCTTGGCTGGCGGTTCCTGCTCGGATGCTGCTTCCGGCGACACCATCAAGGCATGGCGCTGCTACACTGGAGCATCGGCTAGTCTGTTCAAGTTGTTCCCGGCTAACTGCCGTAACAGCTCGTAA
- a CDS encoding sulfatase-like hydrolase/transferase, producing MVLSTKLSRQLLILRLLALCSLGFVFYLQFLVPTLVGSASKGMQLDIIVTVLTSSSYLTTQLALFLLLSFILWAGLVWLTYRTVAFFMVRRSWRYRTFVPTFLLYTLLSWMAIGFANNVIYSGSRFDLLVPIYLRNTVTEIVVAAILSLLVAVPMLVALWLANRKKTVYAAAAILLAITISHNIDSGFSPAAKTSQPNVIIIGVDSFSPFQLGRYHEENFSNFISKIEQMHWFADSVPSVPRTFGSWSGILTGLDAVDSGARFNLTPIETVKTDRSIAYDFHNAGYRTVFAMDERLFANIDQRYGFDEVVGPRMGAIDFLISTIADLPLNNLFMHFVPGSQYILPNSYGNRASKGAYLPDHHDQKLQQVLAKTSDKPLFLVSHFCVSHYPYFWGESPKIGNHEGLSGMEVVHAAAIRRATEQVDWLMSNLKSAGYLDNAIIVLLTDHGHDLESGRDFELIGKQYVGHESMPEEGLIGQAFTYVNGHGVSVFDQSQIQTFLAFQINTPELKSKPAFESSGVSLIDVAPTLLDLAKIPFTKDRFDGRSLAAAVSGGVVGDLQNLPRFVESDLYFSAIADVTKVDAAKLMEETLQSYEVSNTEPLLQLKPEFFEKRLDNKIRSVLLGTWQLALLPPVNDVASTPIFENYPRTIVLFNRESKQWTNDFGTEFAAQAPVSEMIEALKSRYGSESLPWDSLMKSAIERHRFVDGRLN from the coding sequence ATGGTCCTTTCCACTAAATTGAGCCGTCAACTACTGATTTTGCGGTTGTTGGCTTTGTGTTCGCTCGGTTTCGTATTCTACTTGCAATTCTTGGTGCCGACCTTGGTGGGGTCCGCTTCTAAGGGTATGCAGTTGGACATCATTGTCACTGTGCTGACCTCCAGTAGCTATCTGACTACTCAATTGGCGCTGTTTCTATTGCTATCGTTCATTCTCTGGGCTGGACTGGTTTGGTTGACTTATCGCACTGTGGCATTTTTCATGGTGCGTCGGAGTTGGCGGTATCGAACTTTTGTTCCAACCTTCTTGCTGTATACGTTGCTTTCATGGATGGCAATAGGATTTGCCAACAACGTCATATACAGTGGGTCGCGATTCGACTTGTTGGTGCCGATATATTTGCGAAATACCGTGACCGAAATAGTGGTCGCTGCAATATTGTCGTTATTAGTCGCGGTGCCAATGTTAGTGGCGTTGTGGTTGGCCAATCGAAAGAAAACGGTTTATGCGGCAGCGGCCATTTTGCTCGCAATCACCATTAGCCATAATATCGACTCAGGGTTCAGTCCGGCCGCTAAAACAAGCCAGCCGAACGTTATAATAATTGGTGTCGACTCCTTCTCTCCGTTTCAGCTTGGCCGCTATCACGAAGAGAATTTTTCTAATTTTATTTCAAAAATTGAGCAGATGCACTGGTTCGCTGATTCGGTTCCGAGCGTACCGAGGACCTTTGGATCTTGGTCCGGCATTTTGACTGGACTTGATGCTGTCGATAGTGGCGCTCGTTTTAACTTGACGCCGATTGAGACGGTAAAAACGGATCGCTCGATAGCTTATGATTTTCATAACGCAGGTTATCGCACCGTCTTCGCTATGGATGAAAGGCTGTTTGCAAATATCGATCAGCGATATGGGTTCGATGAGGTGGTCGGCCCAAGAATGGGGGCCATTGACTTCCTTATTTCTACCATCGCTGACTTGCCATTGAATAATCTCTTCATGCATTTTGTTCCGGGTAGCCAGTATATTTTGCCAAATAGTTACGGAAATCGCGCTTCAAAAGGTGCGTATTTGCCTGATCATCACGATCAAAAGCTTCAACAAGTTTTGGCTAAAACATCGGATAAACCGCTGTTTTTAGTGTCACATTTTTGTGTTTCACATTATCCGTACTTTTGGGGGGAGTCTCCCAAAATTGGCAACCACGAAGGTCTGTCCGGTATGGAGGTCGTTCATGCTGCGGCCATCCGTCGAGCGACTGAGCAGGTGGATTGGCTGATGTCTAATTTGAAATCGGCTGGATACCTAGATAACGCCATCATTGTGTTGTTGACTGATCATGGTCACGACTTAGAGAGCGGGCGTGATTTTGAACTCATTGGCAAACAGTATGTTGGACACGAGTCAATGCCTGAGGAAGGTCTTATTGGCCAGGCGTTTACCTATGTTAATGGTCACGGGGTAAGTGTTTTCGACCAAAGTCAGATTCAAACCTTTTTGGCATTCCAAATAAATACACCCGAGCTAAAGAGTAAGCCTGCATTTGAATCGTCAGGCGTATCGCTGATTGATGTCGCGCCAACGCTTTTGGACTTAGCAAAAATCCCTTTTACAAAAGACCGATTTGATGGTCGCAGTCTGGCGGCCGCTGTATCCGGGGGCGTTGTCGGTGACTTGCAGAACCTACCGAGATTTGTCGAATCTGATTTATATTTTTCAGCCATCGCAGATGTTACGAAGGTGGATGCGGCCAAGTTGATGGAAGAAACTCTCCAGAGCTATGAGGTCAGCAATACAGAACCATTACTTCAGCTTAAGCCCGAATTCTTCGAGAAACGGTTGGATAACAAGATTCGGTCGGTGCTGCTGGGGACGTGGCAGCTGGCATTATTGCCGCCGGTCAACGATGTTGCTAGCACGCCGATTTTTGAGAACTATCCGAGAACAATTGTCTTGTTCAATCGTGAATCGAAGCAATGGACCAATGATTTCGGTACAGAGTTTGCGGCACAGGCGCCTGTTTCCGAGATGATTGAGGCGCTGAAATCTCGTTATGGTAGCGAGTCTTTGCCCTGGGATAGTCTGATGAAAAGTGCTATCGAAAGGCATCGCTTTGTTGATGGGAGGCTTAATTAG